In Pseudobacteriovorax antillogorgiicola, the genomic window GGAAAAGTCAATCTTATGGTTGTGTGTCGATGAACGGATTTTCGATCCATGCTGCCACGTCAATCAAGGCCCATGAAAGAGATCGATTAGAAAAGCTTCTTCGTTACTTGGGTCGTGGCCCAGTGTCTCATGAGCGTATAAGCCTCGATGAAAATGGCAATATCCTCTACGAACTGAAAAGCTCCTATGATGGGGCGACTCATGTCATGTTTTCCCCTATGGAATTCATCGAGAAATTAGCATCGATGATCCCACCGCCATACAAACATCAAGTGAACTACTACGGTTGTCTTTCTTCTCATAGTAAACTGAGCCCTAAGATTGTTGGCGGTTCAGTAGTCGGGTCTTGCGGACAGGGTGATCTCCAGCAAGAATGTAAGAACGATGGTGAAGCTGAGGTCGAATCTGATGATTCATCGGCATCCAGATATATTCCGTGGGCTGAACTACTAAAACGGACCTTTGGCATAGAGCTGTCCACCTGTCCCAAATGTGGTGGAAGGGTGCGAGTGATCGCTGCCATAATGGAGGTTGAGGCTATCACTAAAATTCTGAATCATGTTGGCCTTGGATCAGATCCGCCCAAGGGTCAATTTTTGACCAAAGAAGAACATGTCTACGAAAGCTTTTACTAGTAAAGCCAGTAGTCTCCTATTACCTGGAAACAATTTAACTGATGATAATCATGACGATATTCCCCTAATTATCGTCAACCTTCTTAGCCTAGATGAAACAACGGGAAACTAGGTGGGTGGATTCCCACAAAATTATGCCATAATGTAATAGTTGTAAAAATCAGAGATCCGAATTTCATGATTCGTTTTACCTACCCGCGGGCTGAGGGAGTGTTCATTGAGCTGGTTCGATATTGTTTTATTTGGCTTAGTTGGTTTCGCAACAATTGGGATGTTTTATGGACTCAATGGGAGTTACCTAATTGCTGTGACGACCCTGGGGTTGGCAATTTACCAGGGGAGAGTTTCCGGCCTTGGCTTACTGATTATAGCCGTTGGTGTCGGTTTAGGCTGGTTTTTTTCTAATTCAAGGGTGAAGCTGCTTCCCAAAAGTTTGGGTCACTTGCTTCTTATCGTTTTAGTTTTAGCATTATCAATGCATGTGGTACCTGGATTTGAAAATTTGAAAGTGGTTGATGGCTTGCGCCTGGCTCCTGACAGTCTTCCCTATACGATGTATCTTAATCTGGACAAGCAGTTTGCCGCTTGGATTCTTATCCTTGTTGTTGGACTAAAGGCCAACCGCGAAAGCTTAGTCAAAGGTTTAAGTAGAGGTATCTTCTTTGCGATTCCTGTCTTTCTCTTTATTGCTGCTCTGTCACTGTTAGTATCTTGGGTTAGGTTTAATCCAAAGTATCCAGAGATTCTGCCTATCTGGGCCTATAAAAACTTATTGTTTACTTGCGTCAGTGAGGAACTATTTTTTAGAGCCTATATTCAAACCTCTCTGATCAGTTTTTTTTCTTGCAGATTAAAAAATGGTCAGTATTGGGGAATAGCTATGGCGGCTGTGATTTTTGGGTTGGCTCACTTTGCTGGTGGGTTAACCTACGTTTTTATGGCCACAGTTGCTGGTGGTGTCTATGGCTTGGCCTACTACCGCAGTCAATCTCTAGAAGCAGCGATTCTAACTCATTTCTTGGTCAATCTTGGCCATATTCTATTATTTAGCTATCCAGCATTGGCTCCTTCTTAAGGGTGAATCAAAGCCACGTCTGTGGCGCAGTGTGAGAATTAGGATTATAGCTGTAATGATTTTGCCTAGTTTTCAATCGATCTGCTGCCGAAACATAATATAGGGGAAAATTAGAAAGTCGGAGCTATTCGATTGCAGTGCCGCTGGATTTGTAAATTGATGCTTGGAGTGTTTCTTAATGGGCAAGCTTTGTCTCATGAAAGTCCTTGCCTTCAAGAGCATCGGTGCAGGTTGTCAGGTGAACTGCTCCAGTTGGAAAAGCCTGTCGAAGTCAGTGGACCTTGGTCAGTTTTCTGGCAGACCCTTTTAGATCCTAATCAGGTGACAGGAAACAAGCAGGAACCTGATATTACCTCTGTGAGCCAGCCTTGGGCTGTAGATAGGGGAATTAGTTTTGCAACTTACCAAAAAGAAATCTATTTTCCCGCTGAAATGACCGTGGCGATGCAGTTTCCGACAACAGCTTCGGCGAGAAAGGTTTGGATCAACGAAAGGCTCATGTTTGAGCAAGGTACAGTTGCAAAAACCTATGAAGATGAGGAAATCGGAGCCAACAATAAGCTTATTTTCGTCCAGGTTCGGCAAGGCTGGAATACTTTGACGATGCAGATCTCAAACTTTCACCACTACTTTGGTGGGCAGCACAGGAGCATATTGATTGCCAAGCCTTCTGTAATGGCGTCCCGAGTGAAAGACACCTATTTTAAAGATGCTCTGGTACTTGGTGCCATTCTTATCATGTC contains:
- a CDS encoding transposase; its protein translation is MNGFSIHAATSIKAHERDRLEKLLRYLGRGPVSHERISLDENGNILYELKSSYDGATHVMFSPMEFIEKLASMIPPPYKHQVNYYGCLSSHSKLSPKIVGGSVVGSCGQGDLQQECKNDGEAEVESDDSSASRYIPWAELLKRTFGIELSTCPKCGGRVRVIAAIMEVEAITKILNHVGLGSDPPKGQFLTKEEHVYESFY
- a CDS encoding CPBP family intramembrane glutamic endopeptidase translates to MSWFDIVLFGLVGFATIGMFYGLNGSYLIAVTTLGLAIYQGRVSGLGLLIIAVGVGLGWFFSNSRVKLLPKSLGHLLLIVLVLALSMHVVPGFENLKVVDGLRLAPDSLPYTMYLNLDKQFAAWILILVVGLKANRESLVKGLSRGIFFAIPVFLFIAALSLLVSWVRFNPKYPEILPIWAYKNLLFTCVSEELFFRAYIQTSLISFFSCRLKNGQYWGIAMAAVIFGLAHFAGGLTYVFMATVAGGVYGLAYYRSQSLEAAILTHFLVNLGHILLFSYPALAPS